The Fusobacterium perfoetens genome has a segment encoding these proteins:
- a CDS encoding DUF116 domain-containing protein encodes MTNFLSGKLIYSFFYLAYILNERFLNDQIKRNYMADKFLEYNNKRVMKKFRSFVPKNIALLLPHCIQNYDCPFRITSDIENCKKCGKCKIGAILNLKEKYGLEVKVATGGTLARLFIKEKRPELIIAVACKRDLVSGIYDTFPMSVYGVYNKIKKSPCINTDLDIDEIESFLISLKKNENIS; translated from the coding sequence ATGACCAATTTTTTATCAGGAAAACTTATTTACAGCTTTTTTTATCTGGCATATATTCTCAATGAAAGATTTCTTAATGACCAAATTAAAAGGAATTACATGGCTGATAAATTTTTGGAATACAACAACAAACGGGTAATGAAAAAATTTAGAAGTTTTGTGCCTAAAAATATAGCACTCCTTCTTCCACACTGTATTCAGAACTACGACTGCCCTTTTAGAATTACTTCAGATATAGAAAACTGTAAAAAATGCGGAAAATGTAAAATAGGTGCAATCCTTAATCTTAAAGAAAAATATGGACTGGAAGTTAAGGTTGCAACTGGGGGAACTCTTGCAAGACTGTTTATAAAAGAAAAAAGACCTGAACTTATTATAGCAGTAGCATGTAAGCGAGATTTGGTGTCAGGAATTTATGATACATTTCCTATGAGTGTTTATGGAGTTTATAATAAAATAAAAAAATCTCCGTGTATCAACACAGATTTAGATATTGATGAAATAGAAAGTTTTCTTATTTCTCTTAAAAAGAATGAAAACATTTCTTAA
- a CDS encoding tetratricopeptide repeat protein gives MFKRKFLYIALITLSANLAYGNMKEDIAFLNELYKQERYDMAVSESEKFILNYPDSKYNKNICERMAKVYFIQKDYKKSEIYFQKFLTEYKLKKDEKTEAYSYLYKIKKAEGNRAEAEKYAVNLKENKKIYEKTLYDSGIILLNQGDNTEAVKEFMNVVRIQGDYYESAVLYLAMGLYNNGQYGDAVKYLDFYNNLQSTSKDIPLLTYLYGSSYYKLNDSDKAISCFEEGLRRYPNDSYSKKGRITLIEIYANREEIDKALMIYSEIDRERDKKAGARVLADYFLAENEYKRAVNFYDIMGEEKPDSVRYTYAYSHYKLENYKKAAQEFEKIKDKKYLLNSRYYSALSFYNMKDYKKAVSFEKYLPEYETEGKKYIDLCTVFGNSYYEMGDALKSYKYYKGIYKDYPTAENLYRVIVLQTKTDDETGLSESFEKYKTEFQEDRDYKKDIYLAAGNYFYKKGKSEEAEKIYKEYMKSGSDVEIGNNLVNLLVNEKKYSEVIEYLNKMEETDDSTYLKGIAYMGVGEYEKADSLLSPLKSKENIGKELKEKTAYNIIKNNFLWEKYEKVIKEGEEYLNGAYIYGLDDIVDRIGLSYYRLGNYEKAREYFAKLTVIPEYSGYARFQTADSYFAEKNYEKAKAEYKMVYSEKSGKKYEEDAKYWELNCELNLGKEDSYLAESEKFLKEYPHSSYLVNILSIRGKILSDRGKSEEAVKEYENLYIASVQNTEKDQTVEKIIELYDKTENIEAKSQWIEKFSDKYKKSYYKSLAYREKGMTKEAQAEEKILFESKKYRDYALINSANDYFNEKKYAEAEKNYKEIREMESTPYKDLAVFQTGNIYALKGENDKAEIELSKVFVLYPQSIYVIPAKLKLADVYDAKGDTAKAKEGYKELLQNKNASEYKEYLTEKMLFISLKENNKEESQKYYKELKKLNKETAAKYDEFMKEETETTVSDTNKEEQK, from the coding sequence TTGTTCAAAAGAAAATTTTTATACATTGCATTAATCACTTTAAGTGCTAATCTGGCTTATGGAAATATGAAAGAAGATATAGCATTTTTAAATGAGTTGTACAAACAAGAAAGATATGATATGGCTGTATCAGAATCTGAAAAATTTATTTTAAATTATCCTGATTCTAAATATAATAAAAATATATGTGAAAGAATGGCGAAAGTATATTTTATACAAAAAGATTATAAAAAATCTGAGATATATTTTCAAAAATTTTTAACAGAGTATAAATTAAAAAAAGATGAAAAGACAGAAGCTTATTCTTACCTTTATAAAATAAAAAAAGCTGAAGGAAACAGAGCAGAAGCAGAAAAATATGCTGTAAATCTAAAAGAAAATAAAAAAATATATGAAAAAACTCTTTATGACAGTGGTATAATTCTTCTTAATCAGGGAGATAACACAGAAGCTGTAAAAGAGTTTATGAATGTTGTAAGAATTCAGGGAGATTATTATGAATCTGCAGTTCTGTATCTTGCAATGGGGCTTTATAATAATGGGCAGTATGGAGATGCAGTAAAGTATCTTGATTTTTATAATAATCTTCAAAGCACAAGTAAGGATATTCCTCTTTTAACTTACCTTTATGGATCTTCTTATTATAAACTTAATGATTCTGATAAAGCTATAAGTTGTTTTGAAGAGGGGTTGAGAAGATATCCTAATGACAGCTATAGTAAAAAAGGAAGAATAACTCTTATAGAAATATATGCAAACAGAGAAGAAATAGATAAGGCTCTTATGATTTATTCTGAAATTGACAGAGAAAGAGATAAAAAAGCAGGAGCAAGGGTTTTAGCAGATTATTTTCTTGCAGAGAATGAATATAAAAGAGCAGTTAACTTTTATGACATAATGGGAGAGGAAAAACCTGACAGTGTAAGATATACTTATGCTTATTCTCATTATAAACTTGAAAACTATAAGAAGGCAGCACAAGAATTTGAAAAAATAAAAGATAAAAAATACCTTCTTAACAGCAGATATTATTCAGCACTTAGCTTTTATAATATGAAAGATTATAAAAAAGCTGTGTCTTTTGAAAAATATCTTCCTGAATATGAAACAGAAGGAAAAAAATATATAGATTTATGTACAGTATTTGGAAACTCTTATTATGAAATGGGAGATGCTTTAAAATCTTATAAGTATTATAAAGGCATATATAAAGATTATCCTACAGCAGAAAATCTTTACAGGGTGATAGTTCTTCAGACAAAAACTGATGATGAAACAGGACTTTCAGAGTCTTTTGAAAAATATAAAACTGAATTTCAAGAAGATAGAGATTATAAAAAAGATATTTATCTTGCAGCAGGAAATTATTTTTATAAAAAAGGAAAATCAGAAGAAGCTGAAAAGATTTACAAAGAATATATGAAATCAGGAAGTGATGTTGAAATAGGAAATAACCTTGTAAATCTTCTTGTAAATGAGAAAAAATATTCAGAAGTTATAGAATATTTGAATAAAATGGAAGAGACAGATGACAGCACCTATTTAAAAGGAATAGCTTATATGGGTGTGGGAGAATATGAAAAAGCAGATAGCCTGCTTTCTCCTCTTAAAAGTAAAGAAAATATAGGAAAAGAGCTTAAAGAAAAAACAGCTTATAATATAATAAAAAATAATTTCCTATGGGAAAAATATGAAAAAGTTATAAAAGAAGGAGAAGAATATCTTAACGGAGCATATATTTATGGACTTGATGATATTGTTGACAGAATAGGACTTAGTTATTACAGACTAGGAAATTATGAAAAGGCGAGAGAATATTTTGCAAAACTTACTGTTATTCCAGAGTACAGTGGTTATGCAAGATTCCAGACAGCTGACAGTTATTTTGCTGAAAAGAATTATGAGAAAGCAAAAGCTGAATATAAAATGGTATACAGTGAAAAAAGTGGAAAGAAATATGAAGAAGATGCAAAATACTGGGAGCTTAACTGTGAACTTAATCTTGGAAAAGAAGATTCTTATCTTGCTGAAAGTGAAAAATTTCTTAAGGAGTATCCTCATTCTTCATATTTAGTAAATATTCTTTCAATAAGAGGAAAAATTCTTTCTGACAGGGGAAAATCAGAGGAAGCTGTAAAAGAATATGAAAATCTCTATATAGCATCAGTGCAGAACACAGAAAAAGATCAGACAGTAGAAAAGATAATAGAACTTTATGATAAAACAGAAAATATAGAAGCCAAAAGTCAGTGGATTGAAAAGTTTTCTGATAAATATAAAAAAAGTTATTATAAATCTCTTGCTTACAGAGAAAAAGGAATGACAAAAGAGGCACAGGCAGAGGAAAAAATTCTTTTTGAAAGTAAAAAATATAGGGATTATGCTCTTATAAATAGTGCAAATGACTATTTCAATGAAAAGAAATATGCAGAAGCTGAGAAAAATTATAAAGAGATAAGAGAAATGGAAAGCACTCCATATAAAGATTTAGCAGTATTCCAAACAGGAAATATATATGCTCTTAAGGGAGAAAATGATAAAGCTGAAATAGAGCTTTCAAAAGTTTTTGTTCTTTATCCACAAAGTATATATGTAATACCAGCAAAATTAAAACTGGCAGATGTATATGATGCTAAAGGAGATACGGCAAAAGCAAAAGAAGGTTATAAGGAACTTCTTCAAAATAAAAATGCCTCAGAATATAAAGAGTATCTAACAGAAAAAATGCTTTTTATATCTCTTAAGGAAAATAATAAAGAAGAGTCCCAAAAATATTATAAAGAACTTAAAAAACTTAATAAAGAAACAGCAGCAAAATATGATGAGTTTATGAAAGAGGAAACAGAAACTACCGTATCTGACACAAATAAGGAGGAACAAAAATGA
- a CDS encoding MotA/TolQ/ExbB proton channel family protein yields the protein MYWIKNGGFLMYFILLMSVLGTGVIIERFIYFRTREKNRFSDIKPVLRKYIEEDNVKGAIGYLSNSKSSTGMVLKEVLSFWNKTNTTNIVTLEEKAREAALSQIPLLERNMWLLSIVAHTTPLIGLLGTVTGMIKAFQAVALHGTGDAKILAGGISEALFTTAGGLFVAIPALIIYNYYNRKIDEIINDMEKGSTEVINYFRR from the coding sequence ATGTATTGGATAAAAAATGGTGGATTTTTAATGTACTTCATACTGCTTATGTCAGTTCTTGGTACAGGAGTTATAATTGAAAGATTTATTTATTTTAGAACAAGAGAGAAAAACAGATTTTCAGATATAAAGCCAGTTCTTAGAAAATATATAGAAGAAGATAATGTAAAAGGTGCAATAGGTTATCTTTCAAATTCAAAATCTTCAACAGGAATGGTTTTAAAAGAAGTTTTAAGCTTTTGGAATAAAACAAATACAACTAATATTGTGACACTTGAAGAAAAAGCAAGAGAAGCTGCTCTTTCACAAATTCCTCTTCTTGAGAGAAATATGTGGCTTTTAAGTATTGTTGCTCACACTACTCCTCTTATTGGACTTTTAGGAACTGTAACAGGAATGATAAAAGCCTTTCAGGCAGTTGCACTTCATGGTACAGGAGATGCTAAAATCCTTGCAGGAGGAATTTCAGAAGCATTATTTACAACAGCAGGAGGACTTTTTGTTGCTATTCCAGCCCTTATTATTTATAACTACTATAACAGAAAAATAGATGAAATTATAAATGATATGGAAAAAGGAAGCACAGAGGTTATCAATTACTTCAGGAGGTAA
- a CDS encoding ExbD/TolR family protein — MKLQRLKRRNSGSIILEMTPLIDVVFLLLIFFLVATSFEDINSGIKIDLPQSTIREIKAVKELQVDITKGKTIYVKYQEGNERKSIKVTKDSLKRVLADKLEKSQDKTVIISGDKALDYGFIVDIMTISKEAGASELDIDTMLEK, encoded by the coding sequence ATGAAACTGCAGAGATTAAAAAGAAGAAATAGTGGCAGTATTATTCTTGAAATGACTCCTCTTATAGATGTAGTATTTCTTCTTCTGATATTCTTTCTTGTGGCAACATCTTTTGAAGATATAAACAGTGGAATAAAAATAGATCTTCCACAATCTACAATAAGAGAGATAAAAGCAGTGAAAGAACTTCAGGTTGATATTACAAAAGGTAAAACTATCTATGTAAAATATCAGGAAGGAAATGAAAGAAAAAGTATAAAAGTAACAAAGGACAGCTTGAAAAGAGTTCTTGCAGATAAACTTGAGAAATCTCAGGACAAAACTGTTATTATAAGTGGAGACAAGGCTCTTGACTATGGTTTTATAGTTGATATCATGACTATATCAAAAGAAGCAGGAGCATCAGAACTTGATATTGATACAATGCTTGAGAAATAG
- a CDS encoding energy transducer TonB, which yields MDINKRDKLSFSLALIINLIIVLLIPGYKIEDVKEGKLKVGLVALEKERVYSKEQKKTVTAKKTVEKKEPVKKNIEIPAPKKQEAKKEKSLSLDSVSKTIKAPSINVISSVNLSARKKSDTLDEALKSTKKELKFEREEKLGMKTEDIKFNDTLVLDETIKERDTSNILIDKDESISIESIKVEEGKVEGLPSGYKLGVEEGDIVARWDSENQEPEYPESAQLKGLQGSVRVKIDVNEKGEVVNLIIDKGSGVPEINSAIESIGRTWKIYLSRHGLSIKGRVILDYTFKLKGN from the coding sequence ATGGATATTAATAAAAGAGACAAACTCTCTTTTTCTCTGGCACTTATAATAAATCTGATAATAGTTCTTCTTATTCCTGGATATAAAATAGAAGATGTAAAGGAAGGAAAATTAAAAGTCGGATTAGTTGCTCTTGAAAAAGAAAGGGTTTACTCAAAGGAACAGAAAAAAACTGTAACTGCTAAAAAAACTGTGGAAAAGAAAGAGCCTGTTAAGAAAAATATAGAAATTCCTGCTCCAAAAAAACAGGAAGCTAAAAAAGAAAAAAGTTTAAGTCTTGATTCTGTTTCAAAAACAATAAAAGCTCCTTCAATAAATGTAATAAGCAGTGTAAATCTAAGTGCAAGAAAAAAAAGCGATACTCTTGATGAGGCACTAAAGAGCACTAAAAAAGAGCTTAAATTTGAAAGAGAAGAAAAGCTTGGAATGAAAACAGAAGATATAAAATTTAATGATACTCTTGTTCTTGATGAAACAATTAAAGAAAGAGATACAAGCAATATCCTTATTGATAAAGATGAAAGTATATCAATTGAAAGCATAAAAGTTGAAGAGGGAAAAGTTGAAGGACTTCCTAGTGGATATAAACTTGGTGTAGAAGAAGGAGATATAGTTGCAAGATGGGACTCAGAAAATCAAGAGCCTGAATATCCTGAATCAGCTCAGTTAAAAGGGCTTCAAGGAAGTGTAAGAGTAAAAATAGATGTAAATGAAAAAGGGGAAGTTGTAAATCTTATAATTGATAAAGGAAGTGGAGTTCCTGAAATCAACAGTGCCATTGAATCCATAGGAAGAACATGGAAAATATACCTTAGCAGGCACGGTTTAAGTATAAAAGGAAGAGTTATTCTAGATTATACATTTAAACTTAAAGGTAATTAG